The following proteins are co-located in the Haloarcula marismortui ATCC 43049 genome:
- a CDS encoding acyl-CoA carboxylase subunit beta has product MSHDDRVEDLRERKAEAERGGGEERIEAQHDRGKLTARERIDYFLDDGTFVEIDSLREHRSTNFDMADKKVPGDGVVVGYGKVDGRRVYVFAHDFTVFGGSLGEAFAQKVCKVMDKAIETGAPIIGLNDSAGARIQEGIDSLAGYADIFHRNQQASGVVPQISAIMGPCAGGAVYSPSITDFVYMVEETSHMFITGPDVIETVTGEEVGFDELGGAKTHASESGVAHFTAADEKDAMDDIRYLLSYLPQNNVEDPPRVKPWDDPERRDEELKSAVPDAPQKPYDMTDVVGRIVDEDSFFEVAEDFARNIVIGFARMDGHSVGVVGNQPRVNAGTLDINASRKGARFVRFCDAFNIPILTFVDVPGFMPGKDQETNAIINHGAKLLYAYSEATVPLVTVITRKAYGGAYDVMASKHIGADMNYAWPTAEIAVMGPQGAVNVLYDDELEDADDVEARRQQLIDEYRDAFANPYTAAKRGFVDDVIEPQETRPRLIDDLDLLRGKRKDQPDRKHGNIPL; this is encoded by the coding sequence GTGAGCCACGATGACCGTGTCGAGGACCTTCGGGAACGAAAAGCCGAGGCCGAACGAGGTGGTGGCGAGGAACGAATCGAGGCGCAACACGACCGCGGGAAACTCACCGCGCGTGAGCGCATCGATTACTTCCTCGACGACGGCACCTTCGTCGAGATCGACTCGCTCCGTGAACACCGCTCGACGAACTTCGACATGGCCGACAAGAAAGTACCGGGAGACGGCGTCGTCGTCGGCTACGGCAAAGTCGACGGCCGCAGGGTGTACGTCTTCGCCCACGACTTCACCGTCTTCGGCGGGTCGCTGGGCGAGGCGTTCGCCCAGAAGGTCTGTAAGGTGATGGACAAGGCCATCGAGACGGGCGCACCCATTATCGGGCTGAACGACTCCGCCGGCGCGCGGATTCAGGAGGGCATCGACTCGCTGGCGGGCTATGCCGATATCTTCCACCGCAATCAGCAAGCCAGCGGTGTCGTCCCACAGATTTCGGCCATCATGGGGCCGTGTGCCGGCGGCGCGGTGTACTCCCCCTCGATCACGGACTTCGTCTACATGGTCGAGGAGACCAGCCACATGTTCATCACCGGGCCCGACGTCATCGAGACAGTGACCGGCGAGGAGGTCGGCTTCGACGAACTCGGCGGCGCGAAGACCCACGCCTCCGAGTCCGGGGTGGCCCACTTCACGGCCGCCGATGAAAAGGACGCGATGGACGACATCCGCTACCTCCTCTCGTATCTCCCGCAGAACAACGTCGAGGACCCGCCGCGGGTCAAACCCTGGGACGACCCCGAACGCCGAGACGAGGAACTGAAATCGGCTGTTCCCGACGCGCCACAGAAACCCTACGACATGACGGATGTCGTCGGGCGTATCGTCGACGAGGACTCCTTCTTCGAGGTGGCTGAGGACTTCGCGCGCAACATCGTCATCGGGTTCGCCCGCATGGACGGTCACAGCGTCGGTGTCGTTGGCAACCAGCCGCGAGTCAACGCCGGCACACTCGACATCAACGCCTCGCGGAAGGGCGCACGCTTCGTCCGGTTCTGTGACGCGTTCAACATCCCGATTCTGACGTTCGTCGACGTGCCCGGGTTCATGCCCGGCAAGGACCAGGAGACCAACGCCATCATCAACCACGGCGCAAAGCTCCTGTACGCCTACTCCGAGGCCACCGTGCCGCTGGTGACCGTCATCACGCGGAAGGCGTACGGCGGGGCCTACGACGTGATGGCGTCGAAGCACATCGGCGCGGACATGAACTACGCCTGGCCGACCGCCGAGATCGCCGTGATGGGGCCACAGGGCGCGGTCAACGTCCTCTACGACGACGAACTGGAGGACGCCGACGACGTGGAAGCACGCCGCCAGCAACTCATCGACGAGTACCGCGACGCCTTCGCGAACCCCTACACCGCAGCCAAGCGCGGGTTCGTCGACGATGTCATCGAACCCCAGGAAACCCGCCCGCGGCTCATCGACGACCTTGACCTCCTCCGGGGGAAACGCAAGGACCAGCCCGACCGCAAGCACGGCAACATCCCACTGTAA
- a CDS encoding uracil-DNA glycosylase family protein: MKNVTARQHNPFGFDAPCEPFVPGYGDANAHFHVIGDHPGVHGGATSGIPFTDNAAAERLQRALVEAGLLAEAGTPPTVEKTYLSYLYMCGGDPPTDADYEALEPLFDTELRAITAHVLLPVGERATRHVFANTTSEPTESIDMDARHATEVVGSGWLVYPIKEPAEWSDDDEDALVDVLTALLKTDYRREADLGRFLPNDDPYLVR, encoded by the coding sequence GTGAAGAACGTCACGGCCCGCCAGCACAACCCCTTTGGCTTCGACGCACCGTGTGAGCCGTTTGTGCCGGGGTACGGCGACGCCAACGCCCACTTCCACGTCATCGGTGACCACCCCGGCGTCCACGGTGGCGCAACGTCTGGCATCCCGTTTACCGACAACGCTGCGGCCGAACGCCTCCAGCGGGCGCTCGTTGAGGCTGGACTGCTCGCCGAGGCCGGCACGCCGCCAACCGTCGAGAAGACCTACCTGTCGTACCTGTATATGTGCGGCGGTGACCCACCGACAGACGCGGATTACGAAGCTCTGGAGCCGCTGTTCGACACGGAACTCCGGGCCATCACTGCCCACGTCCTCCTGCCTGTCGGCGAGCGGGCCACGCGACACGTGTTCGCGAACACGACCTCGGAGCCGACCGAGTCCATAGACATGGACGCGCGCCACGCCACGGAGGTCGTCGGGAGTGGCTGGCTCGTCTACCCGATCAAAGAGCCCGCGGAGTGGAGCGACGACGACGAAGACGCCCTTGTCGACGTCCTGACTGCGCTACTGAAGACCGACTATCGCCGCGAGGCGGACCTCGGGCGGTTCCTGCCGAACGACGACCCGTATCTGGTCCGGTAG
- a CDS encoding helix-turn-helix transcriptional regulator, whose amino-acid sequence MESALEEIEFLALSSNRVEVLRLLATEPHSRGELAAETGASQATLGRIIADFEERSWIRRTGGEYVATATGRIVANGFTDLLGSLETERRLRDIVQYLPTDAMAFDLQHLADATITVPSQTRPNAPVQRLLDLLRDAEEVRTFSHAFNDQAIRVVQERVTAGEQRFSGVFSPGAIDALAADDRLRKRLESLRAEPDASVRVRTDGVPLAVMIADDVVHLLLRDDNGVLQASIDTTAPAVREWAIEAFDAYWASAEPLSDEWAL is encoded by the coding sequence ATGGAATCGGCGCTCGAAGAGATCGAGTTCCTCGCGCTCTCGTCAAACCGGGTCGAGGTGTTGCGGCTTCTGGCCACGGAGCCACACTCACGCGGGGAACTGGCGGCCGAAACCGGCGCGTCACAGGCGACGCTCGGCCGGATCATCGCTGACTTCGAAGAGCGGTCGTGGATTCGCCGAACAGGGGGTGAGTACGTCGCCACGGCGACGGGCCGCATCGTTGCTAACGGGTTCACCGACCTCCTCGGTAGCCTCGAAACCGAGCGGCGGCTGCGCGACATCGTCCAGTATCTCCCCACCGATGCGATGGCCTTCGACCTGCAACATCTGGCCGACGCCACGATAACCGTTCCAAGTCAGACGCGCCCGAACGCGCCGGTCCAGCGATTGCTCGACCTGCTTCGAGATGCCGAGGAAGTCCGGACGTTCTCCCATGCGTTCAACGACCAGGCGATTCGAGTCGTTCAGGAACGGGTCACCGCCGGCGAACAGCGGTTCTCGGGCGTGTTCTCGCCCGGCGCGATAGACGCACTGGCGGCGGACGACCGACTCCGGAAACGACTCGAATCGCTGCGTGCCGAACCGGACGCGTCAGTCCGGGTGCGAACCGATGGTGTGCCACTTGCGGTGATGATCGCCGACGACGTGGTCCATCTGCTGTTGCGGGACGACAACGGCGTTCTACAGGCGTCGATCGATACGACCGCGCCGGCCGTCCGCGAGTGGGCTATCGAGGCGTTCGACGCGTACTGGGCGTCCGCGGAACCGCTCTCCGACGAGTGGGCGCTGTAG
- a CDS encoding DMT family transporter, translated as MISRRTFALAAVASVLLGGTFVGAKAGLSYLPPLLFVALRFDIAAVVLLGYVVVTRSRDELLPRTRGDVLGILSTGLFALGLANALIFVGQQSATSAVAAIIFSLNPILTPVFAAILLSDERLSARGGLGMVIGLLGVGLVVSPDPAMLLSGGIGKLILFAGAASAALGSVLIRWSGGGLSSTVRTAWALPVAAALCHALSIGMGESAATAVWSPTAIAALLYVGIFAGAIAYIAYFGLLDVTGAIQANLIFYVVPVVSTLGGWALLGEAITPTAVAGFLTIFTGFVVLGSESVDIRALLPATTDEGDTVSESLGIADEQRGFESD; from the coding sequence ATGATTTCGCGCCGGACGTTCGCCCTCGCCGCCGTTGCCAGTGTCCTGCTTGGCGGGACCTTCGTCGGCGCGAAGGCCGGACTGTCGTATCTCCCGCCGCTTCTGTTCGTCGCTCTCCGGTTCGACATCGCCGCTGTCGTGCTCCTTGGGTATGTTGTGGTGACGCGGTCCCGGGATGAACTGCTCCCACGGACCCGTGGCGACGTGCTTGGGATTCTCTCGACAGGCCTGTTCGCGCTCGGCCTCGCAAACGCGCTGATATTCGTCGGCCAGCAGTCCGCTACCAGCGCGGTTGCCGCTATCATCTTCAGCCTCAACCCGATACTGACGCCGGTGTTCGCCGCTATCTTGCTCTCCGACGAACGACTCTCGGCCCGCGGCGGTCTCGGGATGGTTATCGGCCTGCTCGGTGTCGGTCTCGTCGTTAGCCCTGACCCGGCAATGCTCCTGAGCGGGGGCATCGGCAAGCTCATCCTGTTCGCTGGCGCGGCTAGCGCGGCGCTGGGCAGCGTGCTCATCCGGTGGTCCGGCGGTGGCCTGTCGAGTACGGTCCGAACCGCATGGGCGCTCCCTGTCGCCGCCGCGCTCTGCCATGCGCTGAGCATCGGTATGGGCGAATCCGCGGCCACGGCGGTGTGGTCGCCGACTGCGATAGCAGCCCTGCTGTACGTCGGCATCTTCGCCGGCGCAATCGCCTACATCGCCTACTTCGGCCTGCTCGATGTCACCGGTGCAATTCAGGCCAACCTCATCTTCTACGTGGTCCCCGTCGTGTCAACGCTCGGCGGGTGGGCCTTGCTCGGTGAGGCAATCACCCCGACCGCAGTGGCGGGCTTCCTGACTATCTTCACGGGGTTCGTAGTACTGGGCAGCGAGTCGGTCGACATCCGGGCACTGCTCCCGGCTACTACCGACGAGGGTGACACTGTGTCCGAAAGTCTCGGCATTGCGGACGAACAGCGTGGGTTCGAGTCCGACTGA